Proteins from one Kiritimatiellia bacterium genomic window:
- a CDS encoding DUF58 domain-containing protein yields MAIDTRELMKHVRRIRIFTAKFVDEYISGEYHSVFKGRGMEFDEVREYVPGDDVRSIDWNVTARMGHPFVKRFCEERELTVVFLVDISGSMCFGSAARSKAETAAELTCLLALSAIRNQDKVGMVLFSDRIERYVPPRKGRTAVMRLVREVLAAEETRRPTDLGAALQFLNKTQKRRAVVFLISDFLSGGYEGELRVTAKHHDLICCTISDPREKALVPAGLLAVVDPETGDLMEIDTGSRKTMDFFRRRAREEAEALDLQFKRLKTDALNLSTDRPFVDDVRKLFLKRQRRMRRG; encoded by the coding sequence ATGGCCATTGACACCAGAGAGTTGATGAAGCATGTCCGCCGGATCAGGATATTCACCGCGAAATTCGTGGATGAATATATCAGCGGAGAATATCATTCCGTCTTCAAGGGCCGCGGAATGGAGTTTGACGAAGTGCGCGAGTATGTTCCCGGCGATGATGTCCGCTCCATTGACTGGAACGTAACCGCCCGCATGGGACATCCGTTTGTTAAAAGGTTTTGCGAGGAACGCGAGCTGACGGTCGTTTTTCTCGTGGACATATCCGGGTCAATGTGTTTTGGTTCCGCCGCCCGCTCAAAGGCGGAAACCGCCGCGGAATTGACCTGCCTCCTCGCCCTTTCGGCTATCAGGAACCAGGACAAGGTGGGGATGGTCCTTTTCAGCGACCGCATTGAACGTTATGTGCCGCCCCGCAAGGGACGCACCGCCGTTATGCGCCTGGTCCGCGAAGTTCTGGCCGCCGAGGAAACCCGCCGGCCGACCGATCTGGGCGCGGCCCTGCAGTTCCTGAATAAAACCCAGAAACGGCGGGCGGTGGTCTTCCTGATTTCAGATTTCCTTTCCGGCGGATACGAGGGCGAACTGCGGGTGACGGCCAAACATCACGACCTCATTTGCTGCACGATTTCCGATCCGCGCGAAAAGGCGCTCGTCCCCGCCGGCCTGCTCGCGGTTGTTGACCCGGAGACCGGCGATCTCATGGAAATTGACACCGGGTCGCGGAAAACGATGGATTTCTTCCGGCGGCGGGCCCGCGAGGAGGCCGAGGCGTTGGACCTCCAATTTAAACGGCTGAAAACCGACGCGCTCAATCTTTCAACGGACCGGCCTTTCGTGGACGACGTCCGGAAACTATTTCTCAAGCGCCAGCGGCGTATGCGGCGCGGATAA
- a CDS encoding MoxR family ATPase, with amino-acid sequence MDHAEITKTTDLIHEQTKILDALRQEVMKVLVGQEKLLDRMLIALVTGGHILLEGVPGLAKTTAVKTLARTLGLKFQRISFTPDLLPADLIGTLVYDLKTGTFSPKKGPVFTNLLLADEINRAPAKVQSALLEAMQERQVTIGDTTYPLPDPFLVMATQNPIEQQGTYPLPEAQIDRFMLKCKITYPSKDNERLIMNRFAGRRPIEVNSVMSAGQISLLRDLLDQVYCDEKVGDYILDLVFATRKPSDYGIKIDHQIEFGASPRASLYLNLASRANAMLHGRGYATPQDVKEMAYDILRHRIMLTYEAEAEEVESEDVIARFLSDIPVP; translated from the coding sequence ATGGACCATGCTGAAATAACCAAAACGACCGATCTCATTCACGAACAGACAAAAATTCTTGACGCCCTGCGCCAGGAAGTGATGAAAGTGCTCGTCGGCCAGGAAAAATTGCTTGACCGCATGCTGATAGCGCTGGTTACCGGCGGACACATTCTGCTGGAAGGCGTGCCGGGCCTGGCCAAGACAACGGCCGTTAAAACGCTGGCCAGAACGCTAGGCCTCAAGTTTCAACGCATCAGTTTCACGCCGGATTTGCTGCCGGCCGATTTGATAGGCACGCTGGTGTATGATCTGAAAACGGGGACGTTTTCTCCGAAGAAAGGGCCGGTGTTCACCAACCTGCTGTTGGCCGATGAAATCAACCGGGCGCCGGCCAAAGTTCAATCGGCCCTGCTGGAGGCCATGCAGGAGCGCCAGGTAACGATCGGCGACACAACCTATCCTTTGCCCGATCCCTTCCTGGTGATGGCAACCCAGAACCCGATTGAACAGCAGGGAACTTATCCCCTGCCCGAGGCGCAAATTGACCGCTTCATGCTCAAATGCAAGATAACTTATCCTTCCAAGGACAACGAGCGCCTTATCATGAACCGCTTCGCCGGACGCCGGCCGATTGAAGTCAACTCCGTCATGTCGGCCGGCCAGATATCGCTTTTGCGCGACCTGCTGGACCAGGTCTATTGCGACGAGAAGGTGGGGGATTATATCCTGGACCTGGTTTTTGCCACGCGCAAGCCTTCGGATTACGGCATCAAGATTGACCACCAGATTGAATTCGGCGCCTCGCCGCGCGCTTCGCTTTATTTGAACCTGGCTTCCCGCGCGAACGCCATGCTCCATGGCCGGGGCTATGCCACGCCCCAGGACGTCAAGGAAATGGCTTACGACATCCTGCGGCACAGGATCATGCTTACTTATGAGGCGGAAGCGGAGGAGGTGGAGAGCGAGGATGTCATCGCCCGCTTCTTGAGCGATATCCCGGTGCCGTAG